The Calditrichota bacterium genome includes a window with the following:
- a CDS encoding tetratricopeptide repeat protein yields the protein MKKIIYSLIVLFLFAQSNYALDALDDEANKLYQDGYKLILDKDWNSAIETFEKLLDKYSDSSWEDDATFWICYAHEKKGRKKENSFECYEDFIKDFEDSKWRDDALQNMAKIAQEIGNSDYTTRVKNLENELDDELSLAAIRALSSRGDTKAFESIIRIFNSNKKPGLRKKMVYIIGSFETSASAKKLMEIAEDDADKDVRREAIFWLSNNEPTEEIADFLVNSALNDKDRDVQKKALFSLSNMDNQFGIPYLYKIAEKHSNDDLRADAIFWIGQNSEDLESLKKLSNFAREDKAFAVQKKAIFAISQIETSTALDELVILSKELKNKELRANALFWLSQNATSKKHIGAIRDAAYNDKDGHVQEKAVFALHQLEKNKGLDDLIKIAKDHPSSRIRKKAIFWLGQSDDDRAIDALEDILMAPKK from the coding sequence ATGAAAAAAATTATATATAGCTTAATAGTTTTGTTTTTATTTGCCCAATCAAATTACGCTTTAGATGCCCTTGATGATGAAGCTAACAAATTATATCAGGATGGCTATAAACTCATATTAGATAAAGATTGGAACAGCGCCATCGAAACTTTTGAAAAGCTTTTAGATAAATATTCTGATAGTTCCTGGGAGGATGATGCAACTTTCTGGATTTGCTATGCTCACGAGAAAAAAGGCCGCAAAAAAGAGAATTCCTTTGAATGCTATGAAGATTTTATTAAGGACTTTGAAGACAGCAAATGGCGTGATGATGCTTTACAAAATATGGCAAAAATTGCTCAAGAAATTGGCAATAGTGATTACACTACAAGGGTTAAAAACCTGGAGAATGAATTAGATGACGAGCTTTCCCTCGCAGCAATCAGGGCCCTTTCGTCTCGTGGCGATACAAAAGCATTCGAATCAATAATCAGAATTTTTAATTCCAATAAAAAACCGGGTCTTCGCAAAAAGATGGTTTATATAATCGGCAGCTTTGAAACAAGCGCTTCTGCTAAGAAGCTTATGGAAATAGCTGAAGATGATGCCGACAAAGATGTAAGGCGCGAAGCTATTTTTTGGTTGAGCAATAATGAGCCTACCGAAGAGATTGCAGATTTTCTGGTAAATAGCGCCTTAAACGATAAAGACCGTGATGTTCAGAAAAAAGCACTCTTTTCATTAAGTAATATGGACAATCAGTTTGGAATTCCATATCTGTATAAAATTGCTGAAAAACATTCAAATGATGATTTGAGAGCGGATGCAATTTTTTGGATAGGCCAAAACTCTGAAGATTTAGAAAGTTTAAAAAAGCTCTCCAATTTTGCCCGCGAAGACAAAGCTTTTGCAGTACAGAAAAAAGCGATATTTGCCATTTCACAAATTGAGACATCAACAGCTCTTGATGAATTGGTAATTTTGTCCAAAGAACTTAAGAACAAAGAACTTAGAGCAAATGCACTCTTTTGGCTTTCGCAAAATGCAACATCAAAAAAACATATAGGCGCCATAAGAGACGCTGCATATAATGACAAAGACGGGCACGTTCAGGAGAAGGCAGTATTTGCCCTGCACCAGTTAGAAAAGAATAAAGGTTTGGATGATTTGATAAAAATTGCCAAAGATCATCCTTCCAGCCGGATTCGCAAAAAAGCCATTTTCTGGCTTGGCCAGAGCGATGATGACCGGGCAATCGATGCGCTTGAAGATATATTGATGGCCCCAAAAAAATAG
- a CDS encoding RNA polymerase sigma factor, giving the protein MNEEQILISKIQSGDRNAFRTFVDNYKQDVYWMAYRLTGNHVDADDLSQIVFIKFFKSIESYRQESAVKKWLYKIAVNSFIDKKRKKVDQIMFRFSQNEDEDTYEETIISDKANPEQKTEAVIINKHINEAMEKLSPKEKSAFVLKHLQGHSLKEIAELINTSEGTVKSLLFRGVKKLQTALAFYKPELGLEESNG; this is encoded by the coding sequence ATGAACGAAGAACAAATACTGATCAGTAAGATACAATCCGGAGATAGAAACGCCTTTAGAACGTTTGTAGATAATTACAAACAGGATGTTTACTGGATGGCATATCGCCTTACCGGAAACCATGTTGATGCGGATGATTTATCACAGATTGTATTTATTAAGTTTTTCAAAAGTATTGAATCCTACAGGCAGGAGTCTGCTGTGAAAAAGTGGTTGTACAAAATTGCTGTAAACAGTTTTATCGATAAGAAAAGAAAAAAGGTTGATCAAATTATGTTTCGATTTTCTCAAAATGAAGATGAAGATACTTATGAAGAAACCATCATTTCAGATAAGGCCAATCCCGAGCAAAAAACTGAAGCCGTTATAATAAATAAACATATAAATGAAGCAATGGAAAAATTATCTCCAAAAGAAAAAAGTGCTTTCGTGCTAAAACATTTACAGGGCCACAGTTTAAAAGAAATTGCGGAGTTAATAAATACAAGCGAAGGAACGGTAAAAAGTCTGCTTTTTCGGGGAGTAAAAAAACTACAAACCGCCCTGGCCTTTTACAAACCGGAGCTTGGATTGGAGGAAAGCAATGGGTGA
- a CDS encoding T9SS type A sorting domain-containing protein, translating into MKYSILFFLFLSTIFASPIVESAYSGDQDESWKLYDDTEMAVVNITTSQDAVDYMFDNPSSDSLHYASLHFKNALIDETIDSVGIRIRGNTSRNSQKKSFKLDFEHFKSGREFYNVDKMNLNGEHNDPSIIRAKLAWDFFQEIGVKSSRASHAKVYINGSYYGLYISVEHYDKEFLKKNFSDDTGNLWKCLWPVDLVYKGDDPDSYKFYQGSRQVYDLKTNEELDDYSKLANLIDVINNSTDSNFARELEQVLDVPSVLKYMAMNVLLGSWDDYWSNVNNIYLYHQPSIDKFYWIPYDYDNTMGIDWFNIDWATVDIYNWPKINDRSRPLTDRLLVNDQYRNLYSHFISFFSENVYALSLWEDRLSGLYNQILQPATEDTFRTKDYGFTTDDFTNSFTASHFSSLHVKRGIREFVNMRNQSLPAQISYKDANPNIYNVKYSKVAVLPSDSIKISASIFAHPGFELVELHYKLNGADEFIKSAFKASPVQNSKKVEDFDRWQVILPPLGENGSIDFVIFAKDNNGNIQFYPQLETINVSTFTSGNENIFINEILAVNQTGLQDEAGEADDWLELYNTSPSDVDLSGYFLTDKKDNLTKWAFPVDSSTIPGNGFLIAWCDEDQQQGVFHTNFKLSSAGEFVALVAPDGVTIVDSFSFGAQTADISYGRHPDASDNLKFLSPTPGLSNSPTAITHDDFLPQGFKIVAYPNPFNGELIIKYNLPQKQDVVLTIFDMMGRKVWYEVIKNNQAGEHSFKWYGGSQNGSSVSSGQYFIQLKSAKYNQSRKILLIK; encoded by the coding sequence ATGAAATATTCAATTTTATTCTTTTTATTTTTATCTACAATATTTGCTTCGCCAATAGTCGAATCCGCCTACTCGGGTGACCAGGATGAAAGCTGGAAATTATACGACGACACTGAAATGGCTGTTGTAAATATTACAACATCGCAAGATGCTGTTGATTATATGTTTGACAATCCCTCGAGCGATTCACTGCATTATGCTTCTCTCCATTTTAAAAATGCTTTAATTGATGAAACAATTGATTCCGTTGGTATTCGCATCCGTGGAAACACATCACGTAATTCACAAAAAAAATCATTTAAGCTGGATTTTGAACACTTTAAATCCGGACGTGAATTTTATAATGTGGATAAAATGAATCTCAACGGCGAACATAATGATCCATCAATTATCAGGGCCAAACTGGCATGGGATTTCTTTCAGGAGATTGGCGTAAAATCATCACGAGCTTCACATGCAAAGGTTTATATTAACGGTTCATATTATGGTTTATATATCTCAGTGGAGCACTATGATAAAGAGTTTTTAAAGAAGAATTTTTCCGATGATACTGGCAATTTATGGAAATGTTTATGGCCGGTAGATTTAGTTTATAAAGGAGATGATCCGGACTCATATAAGTTTTACCAGGGCAGCCGGCAGGTTTATGACCTTAAAACAAATGAAGAATTAGATGATTATTCTAAACTGGCAAATTTGATCGATGTTATAAATAATAGCACAGATAGCAATTTTGCCAGGGAGTTGGAACAAGTTTTGGATGTGCCTTCGGTTTTAAAATATATGGCTATGAATGTTTTGCTTGGCAGTTGGGATGATTATTGGTCTAATGTGAATAATATTTATCTTTATCATCAGCCTTCTATCGATAAGTTTTACTGGATTCCCTATGATTATGATAATACGATGGGAATAGATTGGTTCAATATTGATTGGGCAACTGTGGATATTTACAATTGGCCCAAAATTAATGATAGGTCCCGGCCTTTAACAGATCGATTGCTGGTCAATGATCAATACCGAAACCTTTATTCCCATTTTATTTCTTTCTTTTCTGAAAACGTTTACGCTTTGTCTCTTTGGGAAGACAGACTTTCGGGTTTGTATAACCAGATTCTTCAACCGGCAACGGAGGATACTTTCCGAACAAAAGATTATGGATTCACAACGGATGATTTTACGAATTCATTTACTGCGAGCCATTTTTCATCGTTGCATGTAAAACGGGGAATTCGTGAGTTTGTAAATATGCGTAATCAATCTTTGCCTGCTCAGATTTCATATAAAGATGCAAACCCAAATATTTACAATGTTAAGTACAGTAAAGTAGCGGTTTTACCAAGCGACAGCATTAAAATATCTGCATCGATTTTTGCACATCCCGGATTTGAATTGGTTGAACTTCATTACAAATTAAATGGTGCTGACGAATTTATAAAATCAGCATTTAAAGCAAGTCCCGTGCAAAATTCTAAAAAAGTAGAAGACTTCGATCGCTGGCAGGTTATTTTGCCACCACTTGGTGAAAACGGTAGTATTGATTTTGTTATTTTTGCCAAAGATAATAACGGCAATATTCAATTTTATCCCCAATTAGAGACGATCAATGTTTCAACTTTCACATCTGGTAATGAAAATATTTTTATCAATGAAATTCTGGCTGTAAACCAAACAGGATTGCAGGATGAAGCTGGTGAGGCGGATGATTGGCTCGAACTATATAACACATCGCCAAGTGATGTTGATCTCTCCGGTTATTTCCTGACCGATAAAAAAGATAATCTTACAAAATGGGCCTTCCCGGTTGATTCATCAACAATTCCCGGCAACGGTTTTTTAATTGCCTGGTGCGACGAAGACCAGCAGCAAGGCGTATTTCACACAAATTTCAAATTGAGTTCCGCCGGAGAATTTGTTGCCCTTGTTGCCCCGGATGGCGTAACCATCGTGGATTCATTTTCTTTTGGCGCACAGACTGCTGACATCTCTTATGGAAGACACCCGGATGCTTCAGATAACTTGAAATTTTTATCACCTACGCCGGGATTGTCAAATTCGCCGACAGCAATAACCCATGATGATTTTTTGCCACAAGGTTTCAAAATTGTTGCCTACCCGAATCCTTTTAACGGAGAGTTAATTATAAAATATAACCTGCCTCAAAAGCAGGATGTGGTTCTAACTATTTTTGATATGATGGGCAGAAAAGTCTGGTATGAAGTAATTAAAAACAACCAGGCCGGTGAACACAGTTTTAAATGGTATGGAGGTTCGCAAAATGGAAGCAGTGTTAGCTCCGGGCAATACTTTATCCAATTGAAATCTGCAAAATACAATCAATCTCGAAAGATTCTTTTGATCAAGTGA
- a CDS encoding ABC transporter ATP-binding protein: MKLAVQGIQKSFSGKRILKDISFEISQGQSLAFTGHNGSGKTTLIRILCALSRQDKGEIVFSKNDKTIKPEFFKDHFSLVGPYLQLYEELTAFENLKFLARLKSIKNGDDSAFSLINQVGLKGRAHDPVKTYSSGMKQRLKYAFALLSSPDVLFLDEPTSNLDKDGINKVYEIMKNQKQEKILIFATNDENDLKLADQVVQVDA; the protein is encoded by the coding sequence ATGAAACTTGCTGTACAGGGTATACAAAAATCGTTTTCCGGCAAAAGAATTCTAAAAGATATTTCTTTTGAAATTAGCCAAGGGCAAAGCCTTGCTTTTACCGGACATAATGGTTCCGGAAAAACAACCTTAATCCGAATTTTGTGTGCATTATCCCGGCAGGATAAAGGTGAGATTGTATTTAGCAAAAATGATAAAACTATAAAACCGGAATTTTTTAAAGATCATTTTTCATTGGTTGGCCCCTATCTGCAATTGTATGAAGAACTGACTGCTTTTGAAAATCTGAAATTTTTAGCACGGCTAAAATCAATAAAAAATGGTGATGATTCCGCTTTTTCTTTAATCAACCAGGTTGGCTTAAAAGGCAGGGCGCACGATCCTGTAAAAACCTATTCTTCAGGAATGAAGCAGCGTTTGAAATATGCCTTTGCATTGCTTTCATCACCGGATGTTCTGTTTCTTGATGAGCCGACCTCAAATCTTGATAAGGATGGCATTAATAAAGTTTACGAGATTATGAAGAATCAAAAGCAGGAAAAAATTTTAATTTTTGCCACAAATGATGAAAACGATTTGAAACTGGCAGACCAGGTGGTACAAGTAGATGCGTAA
- a CDS encoding ABC transporter permease: MRNSLTIFLKDFQQEIRSKAAINSILLFAVVTLTAVSFSIGNFTISIDILAALLWIIILFSAMSGFSHVFLKEEESHTADTLKLIAGPTEILLGKFLFNIVLLTAVLILIIPLYIGVFNFEVKSFPLFLVTVFLGAFGLTAGGTIVAALIAKASSRGALFSVLAFPILLPVLILGISATRIAFKKMDVGIMIPEIEALFAYCVIVSTAAIMLFDFIWND, translated from the coding sequence ATGCGTAATAGTTTAACAATTTTTTTAAAAGATTTTCAGCAGGAAATCCGCTCTAAAGCTGCCATTAATTCAATCTTGCTATTTGCGGTTGTAACTTTGACGGCGGTATCTTTTTCAATTGGTAACTTTACAATTTCTATCGATATTTTGGCCGCATTATTGTGGATAATTATTCTGTTTTCGGCGATGTCCGGTTTTTCGCATGTTTTTCTAAAAGAAGAAGAATCGCACACGGCAGATACTTTGAAATTAATTGCCGGCCCAACGGAAATTTTGCTTGGTAAATTTTTGTTTAACATTGTTTTATTAACGGCTGTCTTAATTTTGATTATACCGCTTTATATTGGTGTCTTTAATTTTGAGGTTAAAAGTTTTCCATTATTTTTGGTGACTGTCTTTTTAGGCGCCTTTGGTTTAACGGCCGGCGGGACAATTGTTGCGGCATTGATTGCAAAAGCTTCATCGCGCGGGGCTTTGTTTAGCGTGCTTGCCTTTCCAATTTTATTACCGGTATTGATTTTAGGAATAAGCGCAACACGGATAGCTTTTAAAAAAATGGATGTTGGGATCATGATCCCGGAAATTGAAGCTTTGTTTGCATATTGTGTAATTGTATCAACAGCAGCCATTATGTTATTTGATTTTATTTGGAACGACTGA
- the ccsA gene encoding cytochrome c biogenesis protein CcsA yields the protein MFVLLSLVIVAAYLYAPLAKGLGEFTRVMYFHVPAAWVTVVAFFIGAFYSVLYLRKRNIMFDLYAEAASQLGVIFCLLATVTGALWAKESWGAYWNWDPRQTSIFILLLIYGAYFSLRSAVEQEETRARLSAVYSILAFVTVPFFVFIIPRIYESLHPDPLINQEAKMKMNGQMLTVFLSSLGGFTMLFFWMMHLKKSLIQISRNFEKLVNQEN from the coding sequence CTGTTTGTTTTACTTAGCCTGGTAATTGTGGCCGCATATTTATATGCACCATTGGCGAAGGGGTTAGGCGAATTTACACGTGTAATGTATTTCCATGTGCCGGCTGCCTGGGTAACGGTAGTTGCTTTTTTTATCGGGGCTTTTTACAGCGTATTGTATCTACGGAAACGCAATATAATGTTTGATTTGTATGCAGAAGCAGCAAGCCAGCTTGGTGTTATTTTCTGTTTGTTGGCCACGGTAACCGGGGCTTTATGGGCAAAGGAAAGCTGGGGTGCTTATTGGAATTGGGATCCACGCCAGACCTCCATTTTTATTTTATTACTTATTTACGGCGCATATTTCTCACTGCGTTCTGCTGTGGAACAGGAAGAAACCCGCGCGCGTTTATCGGCTGTATATTCAATTTTGGCATTTGTAACCGTGCCGTTTTTTGTTTTTATAATTCCAAGAATTTATGAATCATTACATCCGGACCCATTGATAAACCAGGAAGCAAAGATGAAAATGAATGGACAAATGCTTACCGTTTTCCTTTCATCGCTGGGTGGTTTTACAATGCTTTTTTTCTGGATGATGCACCTTAAAAAATCTTTGATACAGATTTCACGAAATTTTGAAAAATTAGTTAATCAGGAGAATTAA
- a CDS encoding CcmD family protein, translated as MSDIYVVLGIILIVWVGIFGYLLSLQSKISQLKKRLDEKLSE; from the coding sequence ATGTCGGATATTTACGTTGTATTGGGTATAATTTTAATTGTATGGGTGGGTATTTTTGGATATTTACTCTCATTACAAAGTAAAATTTCTCAACTAAAAAAACGGTTGGACGAAAAGTTATCGGAATAG
- a CDS encoding cytochrome c maturation protein CcmE: protein MKTKYIIGTVIIVAFAFLAISSFEGTITPYVSIAEAIESGESVQVKGQRVGDANFDIEENLFKFTLKDEAGKQIDVIYDGAKPGNFDQAIEVVCQGSFKNGKFHATNILVKCPSKYEEEGAHPESIPTKESQV from the coding sequence ATGAAAACAAAATATATAATAGGAACTGTAATAATAGTTGCCTTTGCATTTCTGGCAATTAGTTCGTTTGAAGGAACTATTACGCCATATGTTTCTATCGCAGAAGCCATTGAATCCGGCGAATCTGTGCAGGTAAAAGGCCAACGGGTTGGCGATGCAAATTTTGATATCGAAGAGAACCTGTTCAAATTTACATTAAAGGACGAGGCCGGTAAACAAATAGATGTAATTTATGACGGAGCTAAACCGGGTAATTTTGATCAGGCAATCGAAGTTGTGTGCCAGGGCTCTTTTAAAAATGGGAAATTCCATGCAACAAACATACTTGTAAAATGTCCATCCAAATATGAAGAAGAAGGTGCTCATCCTGAGAGCATTCCTACAAAGGAGAGCCAGGTATGA
- the ccsA gene encoding cytochrome c biogenesis protein CcsA produces MIFGITLTSLTFVLLLISIAANYLYYLRQEEPMLKIARSGYFGASALILLQVIILMYGILNHHFEWIYVFSYSSKDLSIFYLISTFWAGQEGTFLLWLLFGAIYGIIIIRNRNEEEPLVMSFMGLIQAFIVLILIKKNPFMYVWDVNPLGFQQGAIPFDGNGLNPLLQDPFMVIHPPILFSGYSSTMILFSFAMAALIRNKHDDWIKTAYPYALYVALSLGTGIILGGYWAYTTLGWGGYWGWDPVENSSLIPWLVSLALFHGIVIQRRQGGMKRLNLFLAISTFILVLYGSFLTRSGVLTDFSVHSFGESELELYLIAFLFLFTGIGFITYIFRVRGVKGANLDTGFFTRELFIAFGMMLILLLAIFTFVGTSWPLLSAWFQDNASSVGPDAYNRIGGPLAIALGLLIALAPVFSWKRDNLAKIKSVLIHFVLALTTGVVIFFLGMRDILPLIISIAAVFVIIINGQIVFQMASKKSYAFGGYLAHVGIGLMFIGIITSSVYDESQKITLPMHEHTSVLGYELRYNGKETAANGKDKVLLTINQDQESFARFYWSEYSRAYMIAPSVTNSLLEDLYISPIQIIEGDAKQQSGDKFQIKKASTVSFEEYGIRFNEYEMNMHEMGAGDMTILAKIDVLDKNGQIIESIKPGIRMKGKEKEDLPATFPGTNRQVTIDGLSVEEQILVLAVSNTDQNETSAGKKEMLAVEVSKKPLINILWLGTGLLFIGFITTLVNRTKLQRL; encoded by the coding sequence ATGATTTTTGGAATAACGTTAACATCTCTCACTTTTGTACTTCTCCTAATCAGTATCGCGGCTAATTATTTATATTATCTGCGCCAGGAAGAGCCAATGCTAAAAATTGCACGTTCCGGGTACTTCGGAGCATCGGCTTTAATTTTGCTTCAGGTTATAATTTTAATGTATGGAATTCTTAATCATCACTTTGAGTGGATTTATGTATTTTCATACTCATCAAAAGATTTATCAATCTTTTATTTGATATCTACATTCTGGGCCGGTCAGGAAGGCACATTTTTATTATGGCTCCTCTTTGGAGCTATTTATGGAATAATCATTATCCGCAATCGCAATGAAGAAGAGCCTTTGGTGATGAGCTTTATGGGTTTGATCCAGGCTTTTATCGTTTTAATATTGATCAAAAAAAACCCATTTATGTATGTCTGGGATGTCAATCCTCTTGGTTTTCAGCAAGGCGCAATTCCATTTGATGGAAATGGACTAAATCCGCTATTGCAGGATCCATTTATGGTAATTCACCCCCCCATTTTGTTTTCCGGATATTCTTCAACAATGATTCTTTTTTCATTTGCCATGGCGGCCCTTATTCGCAACAAGCATGACGATTGGATCAAAACCGCTTACCCTTATGCACTCTATGTGGCCCTTTCACTTGGAACGGGGATTATACTTGGTGGATATTGGGCTTATACAACACTTGGTTGGGGCGGTTACTGGGGCTGGGATCCTGTAGAAAACAGTTCATTAATTCCCTGGCTTGTATCATTAGCCCTTTTCCATGGAATTGTAATTCAGCGAAGACAGGGAGGTATGAAGCGCTTAAATCTGTTCCTGGCTATCAGTACTTTTATTTTAGTGTTATATGGCAGTTTCCTTACCAGAAGTGGCGTTTTAACTGATTTTTCCGTGCATTCATTCGGAGAGTCTGAACTTGAATTATATCTGATTGCTTTCTTGTTTTTGTTTACAGGGATTGGTTTTATAACATACATTTTCAGGGTTCGGGGTGTAAAAGGGGCCAATCTTGATACAGGCTTTTTTACCCGAGAACTTTTTATTGCTTTTGGAATGATGCTTATTTTACTATTGGCAATTTTTACTTTCGTAGGAACATCTTGGCCGCTTTTATCAGCATGGTTCCAGGATAATGCCAGCAGTGTTGGCCCGGATGCCTACAACCGTATTGGAGGACCGTTGGCTATTGCCCTAGGATTATTAATTGCCTTGGCTCCGGTGTTTAGCTGGAAGAGAGACAATCTTGCCAAAATAAAAAGTGTTTTAATTCATTTTGTTTTAGCGTTGACAACTGGTGTGGTTATTTTCTTTTTAGGTATGCGCGATATTTTACCTCTAATTATTTCTATTGCGGCTGTTTTTGTGATTATAATAAATGGTCAAATCGTTTTTCAAATGGCATCAAAAAAATCATATGCTTTTGGTGGGTATTTGGCTCATGTTGGTATTGGTTTAATGTTTATTGGAATTATTACATCATCTGTATATGATGAGTCTCAAAAAATTACATTGCCAATGCATGAACACACATCCGTTTTGGGGTATGAATTACGATATAATGGCAAGGAAACGGCAGCAAATGGCAAAGATAAAGTTTTGCTTACCATTAACCAGGATCAGGAATCATTTGCCCGTTTTTACTGGAGTGAGTACAGCCGCGCGTATATGATTGCACCGTCCGTTACAAATTCTTTGTTGGAAGATTTGTATATCTCTCCAATTCAGATTATTGAAGGAGATGCAAAACAACAGAGTGGCGATAAATTTCAAATAAAAAAAGCAAGCACTGTCTCTTTCGAAGAATATGGCATTCGTTTCAATGAATATGAAATGAACATGCATGAAATGGGCGCCGGTGATATGACCATTCTTGCCAAGATTGATGTTTTGGATAAAAACGGTCAAATTATTGAAAGTATTAAGCCTGGAATCAGAATGAAAGGGAAAGAAAAAGAAGATTTGCCAGCCACTTTTCCCGGGACAAACCGGCAAGTTACTATTGATGGCTTATCAGTTGAAGAGCAGATTCTAGTTTTGGCAGTTTCTAACACTGACCAAAATGAGACTTCAGCCGGCAAGAAAGAAATGCTAGCCGTTGAGGTTTCTAAAAAGCCTTTAATTAATATTTTGTGGTTGGGAACTGGTCTCTTGTTTATAGGATTTATTACCACCTTAGTCAATAGAACAAAACTTCAGAGATTATAA